In Cucurbita pepo subsp. pepo cultivar mu-cu-16 chromosome LG04, ASM280686v2, whole genome shotgun sequence, the following are encoded in one genomic region:
- the LOC111793515 gene encoding pentatricopeptide repeat-containing protein At5g55740, chloroplastic, with product MAALPFVTPTYPLASLYSTRKLHNSPTHAAKLNESAGNFQISYKSYLNRISSLCKEGDLRAAVDLVSNLELQGITVGPDVYGELLQGCVYERALSLGQQIHGRILKNGEFIAKNEYIETKLVIFYSKCDESEIANRLFRKLRVQNEFSWAAIMGLKCRIGFNEEALLCFCDMHENGLFLDNFVIPIALKASGSLQWIGFGKAIHGYAVKMGLGGCIFVASSLLDMYGKCGVCGDARKVFDKIPEKNIVAWNSMIVNFTHNGLYEEAIETFYDMRVEGVEPTQVTLSTFLSASANLSLINEGKQGHALAVLSGLELTNILGSSLINFYSKIGLVEDAELVFSEMLEKDVVTWNLLVSGYVHNGLVDRALGLCRVMQSENLRFDSVTLASIMAAAADSRNLKLGKEGHSFCVRNNLESDVAVASSIVDTYAKCGKLECARRVFELTIKRDLIMWNTLLAAYAEQGWSGETLKLFYQMQLEGLPPNLISWNSVILGLLNKGEVSKAKDMFLEMQSLGVCPNLVTWTTLISGLSQNGLGDEAFLTFQSMQEAGIKPNSLSISPLLSACTTMASLRHGRAIHGYITRRELSLSTPVLCSLVNMYAKCGSINQAKRIFDMILKKELPIYNAMISGYALHGQAVEALSLFRRLKEECIKPDEITFTSILSACSHAGLVTEGLELFIDMVSNHKIVAQAEHYGCLVSILSRCHNLDEALRLILAMPFEPDAFIFGSLLAACREHPDVELKERLSERLLKLEPDNSGNYVALSNAYAATGMWDEASKVRDLMKERGLRKTPGHSLIQIGNKTHVFFAGDKSHSKTKEIYKMLALLGIEMQVTRCIPVIS from the coding sequence ATGGCTGCTCTTCCTTTTGTCACTCCCACTTATCCGCTTGCTTCTCTCTACAGTACCAGAAAACTCCATAACTCGCCCACCCATGCTGCGAAGTTGAATGAGAGTGCTGGGAACTTTCAAATCTCGTATAAATCTTACCTCAACCGGATATCTTCTCTATGCAAAGAAGGCGACCTTCGAGCAGCTGTGGACCTAGTTTCTAATTTGGAATTGCAGGGTATCACAGTTGGACCTGACGTATATGGAGAACTTCTTCAGGGCTGCGTTTACGAGAGAGCTCTTTCGTTGGGTCAGCAAATCCACGGTCGAATTCTCAAGAATGGTGAGTTCATTGCAAAGAATGAGTACATCGAAACCAAATTGGTGATTTTCTATTCAAAATGCGACGAGTCAGAGATCGCCAACCGTTTGTTTCGCAAGCTGCGGGTACAGAACGAGTTTTCTTGGGCTGCTATTATGGGATTAAAATGTAGAATCGGCTTTAACGAAGAAGCTTTATTGTGTTTTTGTGACATGCACGAAAATGGACTATTCCTGGACAATTTTGTTATTCCAATTGCTTTGAAGGCTTCTGGCTCTCTGCAGTGGATTGGGTTTGGCAAAGCAATCCATGGCTACGCAGTCAAGATGGGTCTAGGTGGGTGTATCTTTGTTGCTAGTAGTCTTCTGGATATGTACGGTAAATGTGGGGTATGTGGAGATGCAAGGAAGGTGTTTGATAAAATTCCTGAGAAGAATATAGTAGCTTGGAATTCGATGATTGTTAATTTTACCCATAATGGATTGTATGAGGAAGCAATTGAAACGTTTTATGACATGAGGGTGGAAGGTGTTGAACCTACTCAAGTGACTCTATCAACTTTTCTTTCAGCTTCAGCTAATTTAAGTCTGATCAATGAGGGTAAACAAGGTCACGCCCTAGCAGTGTTATCTGGACTGGAACTAACCAACATATTGGGTAGTTcgcttataaatttttattccaaGATTGGTTTGGTTGAGGACGCTGAACTGGTTTTCAGTGAAATGTTGGAGAAAGATGTAGTGACATGGAATTTGCTGGTCTCTGGTTATGTGCATAATGGGTTGGTTGATCGGGCACTTGGTTTATGTCGCGTAATGCAATCGGAAAATTTGAGGTTTGATTCTGTGACTCTTGCTTCAATaatggctgctgctgctgactCGAGAAATTTGAAACTAGGGAAGGAAGGACATTCTTTTTGTGTTAGAAACAACCTTGAATCTGATGTTGCTGTTGCAAGTAGCATAGTAGATACGTATGCCAAATGTGGGAAATTGGAATGTGCAAGACGAGTTTTTGAATTAACTATAAAGAGAGATCTTATAATGTGGAATACTCTGTTGGCTGCCTATGCAGAGCAGGGTTGGAGTGGTGAAacattaaaattgttttatcaGATGCAGTTAGAAGGTCTGCCACCAAATTTGATATCCTGGAACTCTGTGATATTGGGTCTCTTGAATAAAGGTGAAGTTAGTAAGGCTAAAGACATGTTCTTGGAGATGCAGTCTCTTGGTGTCTGTCCTAATTTAGTTACTTGGACCACTCTCATATCTGGACTCTCTCAGAATGGTCTTGGtgatgaagcattccttacattCCAATCAATGCAAGAAGCTGGCATCAAACCCAACAGTTTGAGTATTAGCCCGCTACTTTCAGCTTGCACAACTATGGCGTCTCTGCGACATGGAAGAGCAATTCATGGTTACATCACAAGACGTGAACTTTCACTATCAACACCGGTCTTATGCTCCTTGGTGAACATGTATGCCAAATGTGGTAGTATAAATCAAGCGAAGAGGAtttttgatatgatattgaaAAAGGAGTTGCCCATCTATAATGCAATGATCTCTGGCTATGCACTACATGGTCAAGCAGTGGAAGCTCTTTCACTCTTTAGACGTCTAAAAGAGGAATGTATAAAACCTGATGAAATAACCTTTACTAGTATTCTTTCTGCTTGCAGTCATGCTGGACTTGTGACAGAAGGTTTAGAGCTTTTCATTGATATGGTTTCTAATCACAAAATAGTAGCACAAGCAGAGCATTATGGGTGTCTTGTTAGTATTCTGTCTAGGTGTCATAACTTGGACGAAGCTTTAAGACTTATTCTAGCGATGCCTTTTGAGCCTGATGCATTTATATTTGGATCTTTACTTGCTGCATGCAGAGAGCATCCTGACGTTGAACTCAAAGAACGCTTGTCCGAACGCTTGTTGAAATTGGAGCCAGATAATTCAGGAAATTATGTGGCACTGTCAAATGCATATGCTGCTACTGGAATGTGGGACGAAGCATCAAAGGTGAGAGATCTGATGAAAGAAAGGGGTCTAAGGAAGACTCCTGGGCATAGCTTGATTCAGATTGGAAACAAAACACATGTATTTTTCGCTGGTGATAAGTCACACTCCAAGACAAAGGAAATTTACAAGATGTTGGCCCTCCTTGGAATAGAAATGCAAGTCACTAGATGTATACCTGTGATTAGTTAA
- the LOC111794084 gene encoding protein argonaute PNH1-like isoform X1, which produces MPYMHMEPEEKHVIPSSQMVLKSLHGSKDDEKTSLWKRKGKRRAKGSTMEGLKQEELDPNLEFPSSSSCKSLTFPRRPDFGSLGTKCLVKANHFLAKIPESDISHYNVKITPEVTSRKLKKNILTELVKHYRSTELGMRLPVYDGGSNLYTAGLLPFTSKEFTVILADEEEGAATPREREFKVQIKFVTLASMHQLRELFAGKQVKNPQEALTIIDIVLRELHAQRYISVGRFFYSPCIKKPQHVGGGLQVWRGFYQSIRPTQMGLSLNIDMSSTAFIEAIPVIDFVAQILNKDVYSRPLSDADRIKIKKVLRGVKVEVTHRGNVRRKYRISGLTTQPTRELIFPLDEQMNMKSVVEYFQEVYGYTIQYTHLPCLQVGNQKKVNYLPMEACKILKGQRYTKGLNEKQIASLLKVSCQRPSDQEMDILQTVHQNAYEEDPYAKEFGISIDTKLTSVEARVLPSPWLKFHDTGKEREHLPQVGQWNMMNKKVINGSVVRYWACINFSRNVQESIACGFCQQLVQMCQVSGMEFNSDPAIPIYSARPDQVKKALKYVCNAVYTKHEGMELELLIAILPDNNGSLYGDLKRICETELGLISQCCLTKHVFKKSRQYLANVSLKINVKMGGRNTVLLDALRSRIPLVSDIPTIIFGADVTHPESGENSLPSIAAVVASQDWPEVTKYAGLVCAQPHREELIQDLFKTWKDPHRGTVAGGMIRELLLSFKKATGQKPLRIIFYRDGVSEGQFYQVLLHELDAIRKACASLEPSYQPPVTFIIVQKRHHTRLFTSNHSDRSSTDKSGNILPGTVVDSKICHPTEFDFYLCSHAGIQGTSRPAHYHVLWDENNFSADDIQSLTNNLCYTYARCTRSVSVVPPAYYAHLAAYRARFYVEPDAQENAKRCCTRTTNGSSVRPLPALKERVKNVMFYC; this is translated from the exons atgcccTACATGCATATGGAGCCAGAAGAGAAACATGTGATACCATCTTCTCAAATGGTGTTAAAATCCCTACATGGCTCAAAGGATGATGAAAAGACTAGTTTatggaaaaggaaaggaaaaaggaggGCGAAAGGATCTACCATGGAAGGACTGAAACAAGAGGAGCTTGATCCAAATCTGGAgtttccctcttcttcttcctgcaAAAGCTTAACATTTCCAAGAAGGCCAGACTTTGGCTCGCTGGGGACTAAATGCTTGGTTAAAGCCAACCACTTCCTAGCCAAAATACCTGAATCAGACATAAGCCATTATAAT GTTAAGATAACCCCAGAAGTTACTTCTCGTAAACTGAAGAAGAACATACTGACCGAGTTGGTCAAACATTATAGAAGCACAGAGCTGGGGATGCGACTGCCAGTTTACGATGGAGGAAGCAACCTGTACACGGCCGGATTGCTGCCTTTCACATCAAAAGAGTTCACTGTCATTTTGGCTGATGAGGAAGAGGGAGCAGCCACTCCCAg GGAACGAGAATTTAAAGTGCAAATAAAGTTTGTAACTTTAGCTAGCATGCACCAGTTACGAGAATTATTTGCTGGTAAACAAGTTAAAAACCCTCAAGAAGCTTTGACCATCATTGACATCGTCTTGAGGGAGCTTCATGCTCAAAG atatatatcaGTTGGGCGATTCTTTTACTCTCCTTGCATTAAGAAGCCTCAGCATGTTGGGGGTGGTTTGCAAGTTTGGCGTGGCTTCTATCAAAGCATCCGACCTACTCAAATGGGATTGTCACTAAATATTG ACATGTCATCCACTGCATTCATTGAAGCAATCCCTGTCATTGATTTTGTTGCTCAAATCTTAAACAAAGATGTGTATTCAAGACCACTGTCTGATGCTGATCGTATCAAG ATTAAAAAAGTGCTCAGAGGTGTAAAAGTTGAAGTTACACACAGAGGAAATGTGCGAAGGAAATACCGAATTTCAGGACTAACAACACAGCCTACAAGAGAGCTAAT CTTTCCTCTTGATGAGCAAATGAACATGAAATCTGTCGTTGAATACTTCCAAGAGGTGTATGGATATACCATTCAGTACACACATTTGCCTTGCCTTCAAGTAGGAAACCAGAAGAAGGTGAACTATCTACCCATGGAG GCATGTAAGATTCTTAAGGGGCAGAGATACACAAAAGGACTGAATGAAAAGCAAATAGCTTCCTTGTTGAAGGTTTCATGCCAAAGACCATCTGATCAAGAAATGGACATTTTACAG ACTGTTCATCAGAATGCATACGAGGAAGATCCATATGCAAAAGAGTTCGGAATCAGCATTGACACCAAGCTTACATCGGTTGAAGCACGAGTCCTCCCATCTCCATGG CTAAAATTTCATGACACGGGAAAAGAAAGGGAACATCTGCCTCAAGTTGGTCAATGGAATATGATGAATAAG AAAGTAATAAATGGAAGTGTTGTAAGATATTGGGCTTGTATCAATTTCTCACGCAACGTCCAAGAGAGCATAGCTTGTGGTTTCTGTCAACAGCTGGTCCAGATGTGCCAAGTCTCCGGCATG GAATTTAACTCAGATCCTGCAATTCCTATATACTCCGCAAGACCAGATCAAGTGAAAAAGGCCTTAAAATATGTATGTAATGCAGTTTATACCAAACATGAAGGAATGGAGTTAGAGTTACTGATAGCTATTCTTCCGGACAACAACGGCTCTTTATATG gTGATCTTAAAAGGATCTGTGAAACAGAGTTGGGATTGATATCGCAGTGTTGTCTAACAAAGCATGTCTTCAAGAAGAGCAGACAGTATTTGGCGAATGTGTCACTTAAGATTAACGTCAAG ATGGGTGGAAGAAACACTGTTCTGTTAGATGCTTTGCGGTCAAGAATTCCACTAGTCAGTGACATACCAACAATAATCTTTGGAGCTGATGTCACCCATCCAGAATCTGGAGAGAATTCTCTTCCATCGATAGCTGCC GTTGTGGCTTCCCAAGATTGGCCGGAAGTTACAAAATATGCTGGATTGGTATGTGCTCAGCCTCACAGAGAAGAACTGATTCAAGATTTATTCAAAACATGGAAAGATCCTCATCGCGGCACAGTTGCCGGGGGTATGATAAG GGAGCTCTTGCTTTCATTTAAGAAGGCCACTGGACAAAAACCATTAAGGATAATATTCTATAG GGATGGTGTCAGTGAGGGTCAGTTCTACCAAGTTCTACTGCACGAACTTGATGCCATACGCAAG GCTTGTGCTTCACTAGAACCCAGTTACCAACCTCCAGTAACTTTTATCATTGTCCAAAAGCGACATCATACCAGACTTTTCACATCCAATCACAGTGATAGGAGCAGCACTGACAAGAGTGGTAATATTTTACCAG GTACTGTCGTGGATTCAAAGATATGTCATCCGACTGAGTTCGACTTTTATCTATGCAGTCACGCAGGAATCCAG gGAACAAGTCGTCCCGCTCATTATCATGTTCTTTGGGATGAGAATAATTTCAGTGCTGATGACATTCAATCTCTGACTAATAACCTCTGTTACAC ATATGCTCGGTGCACAAGATCAGTCTCAGTAG TGCCTCCAGCATACTACGCTCATTTAGCAGCGTATAGAGCTCGATTCTACGTGGAACCCGACGCCCAGGAGAATGCGAAAAGGTGCTGCACTCGAACCACAAATGGGTCCAGCGTCCGGCCTTTGCCTGCACTGAAAGAGAGAGTGAAAAATGTGATGTTCTATTGTTGA
- the LOC111793558 gene encoding myb family transcription factor EFM-like isoform X2, translating into MASTQLSLECQVQSYSMLLQYSFGDQHQVPPNSHDFYYKLQEFVSRLEQERLKIDVFKRELPLSVETSRRQLQACKAIEAPPSKPVLEQFMPLKNSTTPDDEKPPTILSDKANWMTSLQLWSQANKEYTDPPHSHNNNNNSDTRKQRVSNGDFVPFDKDRNLEPGLGVGGGGVNGVAAEMELLEKGEKKEKKNHCGDTNNNVDGGIVTPTEDRAERGAGEVGLAPTTSSTTAQTHRKARRCWSPDLHRRFVNALQMLGGSQVATPKQIRELMKVDGLTNDEVKSHLQKYRLHTVRRPSLAPQASGSPAAQLVVLGLGGLWVPPEYARSPTLYGPPATSHPPSHFYTPASVPQEYYTRTIAPPHLQQHHHQVHLYKGEPTKAAQISPASEVRDTAERSESLEEEKSEGGQNGEDRRIKGRGSWGRRLEGEESNRSEVSLKF; encoded by the exons ATGGCGTCTACTCAGCTCAGCTTGGAATGTCAAGTTCAAAGCTATTCCATGCTGCTTCAATATTCTTTTGGAGACCAACACCAAGTGCCGCCTAATTCTCATGACTTCTATTATAAACTTCAGGAATTCGTTTCTCGCCTTGAACAAGAGCGCCTTAAAATTGATGTCTTCAAACGGGAGCTTCCCCTTT CTGTCGAGACGTCCAGGAGACAGCTGCAGGCCTGCAAGGCAATAGAGGCGCCGCCATCCAAGCCGGTTTTGGAACAATTCATGCCGCTCAAAAACTCCACAACGCCGGATGATGAAAAGCCGCCCACAATATTGTCGGATAAGGCAAATTGGATGACGTCACTTCAGCTTTGGAGTCAAGCAAATAAGGAATATACTGATCCACCTCATtcccataataataataataattcagaCACTCGTAAACAGAGAGTTAGTAATGGAGATTTTGTTCCGTTCGATAAAGATCGAAACTTGGAGCCGGGTTTGGGTGTTGGCGGAGGCGGCGTGAATGGGGTGGCGGCGGAAATGGAGTTACTGGAGAAAGgtgagaagaaggagaagaagaatcatTGTGGTGATACTAATAATAACGTTGATGGTGGGATAGTAACGCCGACGGAGGACAGAGCTGAACGTGGAGCAGGGGAGGTGGGATTGGCTCCCACCACGAGTTCAACTACGGCTCAGACGCACCGGAAGGCAAGACGATGCTGGTCGCCGGACTTGCACCGAAGATTCGTCAATGCTCTTCAGATGCTTGGTGGCTCTCAAG tTGCGACACCAAAGCAGATCAGAGAGTTGATGAAAGTAGACGGTTTGACGAACGATGAAGTAAAAAGCCATCTCCAG AAATACCGGCTCCACACAGTGAGACGCCCCAGTTTGGCCCCACAAGCATCTGGGTCGCCAGCGGCTCAGCTCGTAGTACTCGGTCTAGGCGGGCTATGGGTCCCACCAGAGTATGCGAGGTCACCCACCCTGTACGGCCCACCCGCCACGTCACATCCGCCTTCCCACTTCTACACCCCGGCTTCAGTGCCGCAAGAATATTATACAAGAACGATAGCGCCGCCGCATCTGCAGCAACATCATCATCAAGTGCATTTATACAAGGGGGAGCCCACGAAGGCGGCCCAAATCTCGCCTGCTTCGGAGGTGAGGGACACGGCGGAGCGGTCGGAGAGCTTGGAGGAGGAGAAATCGGAGGGCGGTCAAAATGGCGAGGACAGAAGAATTAAAGGGAGAGGATCGTGGGGGCGGAGATTGGAGGGCGAAGAAAGTAATAGAAGTGAAGTCAGTCTGAAATTCTGA
- the LOC111793558 gene encoding myb family transcription factor EFM-like isoform X1, which translates to MASTQLSLECQVQSYSMLLQYSFGDQHQVPPNSHDFYYKLQEFVSRLEQERLKIDVFKRELPLCMQLLTNAVETSRRQLQACKAIEAPPSKPVLEQFMPLKNSTTPDDEKPPTILSDKANWMTSLQLWSQANKEYTDPPHSHNNNNNSDTRKQRVSNGDFVPFDKDRNLEPGLGVGGGGVNGVAAEMELLEKGEKKEKKNHCGDTNNNVDGGIVTPTEDRAERGAGEVGLAPTTSSTTAQTHRKARRCWSPDLHRRFVNALQMLGGSQVATPKQIRELMKVDGLTNDEVKSHLQKYRLHTVRRPSLAPQASGSPAAQLVVLGLGGLWVPPEYARSPTLYGPPATSHPPSHFYTPASVPQEYYTRTIAPPHLQQHHHQVHLYKGEPTKAAQISPASEVRDTAERSESLEEEKSEGGQNGEDRRIKGRGSWGRRLEGEESNRSEVSLKF; encoded by the exons ATGGCGTCTACTCAGCTCAGCTTGGAATGTCAAGTTCAAAGCTATTCCATGCTGCTTCAATATTCTTTTGGAGACCAACACCAAGTGCCGCCTAATTCTCATGACTTCTATTATAAACTTCAGGAATTCGTTTCTCGCCTTGAACAAGAGCGCCTTAAAATTGATGTCTTCAAACGGGAGCTTCCCCTTTGTATGCAGCTTTTGACCAACG CTGTCGAGACGTCCAGGAGACAGCTGCAGGCCTGCAAGGCAATAGAGGCGCCGCCATCCAAGCCGGTTTTGGAACAATTCATGCCGCTCAAAAACTCCACAACGCCGGATGATGAAAAGCCGCCCACAATATTGTCGGATAAGGCAAATTGGATGACGTCACTTCAGCTTTGGAGTCAAGCAAATAAGGAATATACTGATCCACCTCATtcccataataataataataattcagaCACTCGTAAACAGAGAGTTAGTAATGGAGATTTTGTTCCGTTCGATAAAGATCGAAACTTGGAGCCGGGTTTGGGTGTTGGCGGAGGCGGCGTGAATGGGGTGGCGGCGGAAATGGAGTTACTGGAGAAAGgtgagaagaaggagaagaagaatcatTGTGGTGATACTAATAATAACGTTGATGGTGGGATAGTAACGCCGACGGAGGACAGAGCTGAACGTGGAGCAGGGGAGGTGGGATTGGCTCCCACCACGAGTTCAACTACGGCTCAGACGCACCGGAAGGCAAGACGATGCTGGTCGCCGGACTTGCACCGAAGATTCGTCAATGCTCTTCAGATGCTTGGTGGCTCTCAAG tTGCGACACCAAAGCAGATCAGAGAGTTGATGAAAGTAGACGGTTTGACGAACGATGAAGTAAAAAGCCATCTCCAG AAATACCGGCTCCACACAGTGAGACGCCCCAGTTTGGCCCCACAAGCATCTGGGTCGCCAGCGGCTCAGCTCGTAGTACTCGGTCTAGGCGGGCTATGGGTCCCACCAGAGTATGCGAGGTCACCCACCCTGTACGGCCCACCCGCCACGTCACATCCGCCTTCCCACTTCTACACCCCGGCTTCAGTGCCGCAAGAATATTATACAAGAACGATAGCGCCGCCGCATCTGCAGCAACATCATCATCAAGTGCATTTATACAAGGGGGAGCCCACGAAGGCGGCCCAAATCTCGCCTGCTTCGGAGGTGAGGGACACGGCGGAGCGGTCGGAGAGCTTGGAGGAGGAGAAATCGGAGGGCGGTCAAAATGGCGAGGACAGAAGAATTAAAGGGAGAGGATCGTGGGGGCGGAGATTGGAGGGCGAAGAAAGTAATAGAAGTGAAGTCAGTCTGAAATTCTGA
- the LOC111794084 gene encoding protein argonaute PNH1-like isoform X2, which produces MPYMHMEPEEKHVIPSSQMVLKSLHGSKDDEKTSLWKRKGKRRAKGSTMEGLKQEELDPNLEFPSSSSCKSLTFPRRPDFGSLGTKCLVKANHFLAKIPESDISHYNVKITPEVTSRKLKKNILTELVKHYRSTELGMRLPVYDGGSNLYTAGLLPFTSKEFTVILADEEEGAATPREREFKVQIKFVTLASMHQLRELFAGKQVKNPQEALTIIDIVLRELHAQRYISVGRFFYSPCIKKPQHVGGGLQVWRGFYQSIRPTQMGLSLNIDMSSTAFIEAIPVIDFVAQILNKDVYSRPLSDADRIKIKKVLRGVKVEVTHRGNVRRKYRISGLTTQPTRELIFPLDEQMNMKSVVEYFQEVYGYTIQYTHLPCLQVGNQKKVNYLPMEACKILKGQRYTKGLNEKQIASLLKVSCQRPSDQEMDILQTVHQNAYEEDPYAKEFGISIDTKLTSVEARVLPSPWLKFHDTGKEREHLPQVGQWNMMNKKVINGSVVRYWACINFSRNVQESIACGFCQQLVQMCQVSGMEFNSDPAIPIYSARPDQVKKALKYVCNAVYTKHEGMELELLIAILPDNNGSLYGDLKRICETELGLISQCCLTKHVFKKSRQYLANVSLKINVKMGGRNTVLLDALRSRIPLVSDIPTIIFGADVTHPESGENSLPSIAAVVASQDWPEVTKYAGLVCAQPHREELIQDLFKTWKDPHRGTVAGGMIRELLLSFKKATGQKPLRIIFYRDGVSEGQFYQVLLHELDAIRKACASLEPSYQPPVTFIIVQKRHHTRLFTSNHSDRSSTDKSGNILPGTVVDSKICHPTEFDFYLCSHAGIQGTSRPAHYHVLWDENNFSADDIQSLTNNLCYTYARCTRSVSVESSTYNDIYGVMQCLQHTTLI; this is translated from the exons atgcccTACATGCATATGGAGCCAGAAGAGAAACATGTGATACCATCTTCTCAAATGGTGTTAAAATCCCTACATGGCTCAAAGGATGATGAAAAGACTAGTTTatggaaaaggaaaggaaaaaggaggGCGAAAGGATCTACCATGGAAGGACTGAAACAAGAGGAGCTTGATCCAAATCTGGAgtttccctcttcttcttcctgcaAAAGCTTAACATTTCCAAGAAGGCCAGACTTTGGCTCGCTGGGGACTAAATGCTTGGTTAAAGCCAACCACTTCCTAGCCAAAATACCTGAATCAGACATAAGCCATTATAAT GTTAAGATAACCCCAGAAGTTACTTCTCGTAAACTGAAGAAGAACATACTGACCGAGTTGGTCAAACATTATAGAAGCACAGAGCTGGGGATGCGACTGCCAGTTTACGATGGAGGAAGCAACCTGTACACGGCCGGATTGCTGCCTTTCACATCAAAAGAGTTCACTGTCATTTTGGCTGATGAGGAAGAGGGAGCAGCCACTCCCAg GGAACGAGAATTTAAAGTGCAAATAAAGTTTGTAACTTTAGCTAGCATGCACCAGTTACGAGAATTATTTGCTGGTAAACAAGTTAAAAACCCTCAAGAAGCTTTGACCATCATTGACATCGTCTTGAGGGAGCTTCATGCTCAAAG atatatatcaGTTGGGCGATTCTTTTACTCTCCTTGCATTAAGAAGCCTCAGCATGTTGGGGGTGGTTTGCAAGTTTGGCGTGGCTTCTATCAAAGCATCCGACCTACTCAAATGGGATTGTCACTAAATATTG ACATGTCATCCACTGCATTCATTGAAGCAATCCCTGTCATTGATTTTGTTGCTCAAATCTTAAACAAAGATGTGTATTCAAGACCACTGTCTGATGCTGATCGTATCAAG ATTAAAAAAGTGCTCAGAGGTGTAAAAGTTGAAGTTACACACAGAGGAAATGTGCGAAGGAAATACCGAATTTCAGGACTAACAACACAGCCTACAAGAGAGCTAAT CTTTCCTCTTGATGAGCAAATGAACATGAAATCTGTCGTTGAATACTTCCAAGAGGTGTATGGATATACCATTCAGTACACACATTTGCCTTGCCTTCAAGTAGGAAACCAGAAGAAGGTGAACTATCTACCCATGGAG GCATGTAAGATTCTTAAGGGGCAGAGATACACAAAAGGACTGAATGAAAAGCAAATAGCTTCCTTGTTGAAGGTTTCATGCCAAAGACCATCTGATCAAGAAATGGACATTTTACAG ACTGTTCATCAGAATGCATACGAGGAAGATCCATATGCAAAAGAGTTCGGAATCAGCATTGACACCAAGCTTACATCGGTTGAAGCACGAGTCCTCCCATCTCCATGG CTAAAATTTCATGACACGGGAAAAGAAAGGGAACATCTGCCTCAAGTTGGTCAATGGAATATGATGAATAAG AAAGTAATAAATGGAAGTGTTGTAAGATATTGGGCTTGTATCAATTTCTCACGCAACGTCCAAGAGAGCATAGCTTGTGGTTTCTGTCAACAGCTGGTCCAGATGTGCCAAGTCTCCGGCATG GAATTTAACTCAGATCCTGCAATTCCTATATACTCCGCAAGACCAGATCAAGTGAAAAAGGCCTTAAAATATGTATGTAATGCAGTTTATACCAAACATGAAGGAATGGAGTTAGAGTTACTGATAGCTATTCTTCCGGACAACAACGGCTCTTTATATG gTGATCTTAAAAGGATCTGTGAAACAGAGTTGGGATTGATATCGCAGTGTTGTCTAACAAAGCATGTCTTCAAGAAGAGCAGACAGTATTTGGCGAATGTGTCACTTAAGATTAACGTCAAG ATGGGTGGAAGAAACACTGTTCTGTTAGATGCTTTGCGGTCAAGAATTCCACTAGTCAGTGACATACCAACAATAATCTTTGGAGCTGATGTCACCCATCCAGAATCTGGAGAGAATTCTCTTCCATCGATAGCTGCC GTTGTGGCTTCCCAAGATTGGCCGGAAGTTACAAAATATGCTGGATTGGTATGTGCTCAGCCTCACAGAGAAGAACTGATTCAAGATTTATTCAAAACATGGAAAGATCCTCATCGCGGCACAGTTGCCGGGGGTATGATAAG GGAGCTCTTGCTTTCATTTAAGAAGGCCACTGGACAAAAACCATTAAGGATAATATTCTATAG GGATGGTGTCAGTGAGGGTCAGTTCTACCAAGTTCTACTGCACGAACTTGATGCCATACGCAAG GCTTGTGCTTCACTAGAACCCAGTTACCAACCTCCAGTAACTTTTATCATTGTCCAAAAGCGACATCATACCAGACTTTTCACATCCAATCACAGTGATAGGAGCAGCACTGACAAGAGTGGTAATATTTTACCAG GTACTGTCGTGGATTCAAAGATATGTCATCCGACTGAGTTCGACTTTTATCTATGCAGTCACGCAGGAATCCAG gGAACAAGTCGTCCCGCTCATTATCATGTTCTTTGGGATGAGAATAATTTCAGTGCTGATGACATTCAATCTCTGACTAATAACCTCTGTTACAC ATATGCTCGGTGCACAAGATCAGTCTCAGTAG AATCAAGTACTTACAATGACATTTATGGTGTGATGCAGTGCCTCCAGCATACTACGCTCATTTAG